One genomic region from Salinicola endophyticus encodes:
- a CDS encoding NupC/NupG family nucleoside CNT transporter, protein MTLIMGLVGVVVLLLIALAFSSNRRAIRLRTVAGAFLIQAGIGAFVLYVPVGKSVLGAISGAVSQVISYANDGIGFLFGNLADPSNIGFVFAIKVLPIIIFFSSLTAVLYYLGIMQWVVRILGGALQKVLGTSRTESLSATANVFVGQTEAPLVVRPFLANMTKSELFAVMCGGLASVAGSVLAGYAELGIPMEYLIAASFMAAPGGLLFAKILMPETETPDDHTGQAKEVLEAEDKPANVLDAAATGASSGLMLAANVGAMLLAFIGLIALIDGILGGVGGWFGVDSLSLSMILGWLFSPLAFLLGIPWHEATLAGSFIGQKLVVNEFVAYINLAPYISGDTLVAETGKAMSTHTAAILSFALCGFANLSSIAILLGGLGTLAPNRRHEIARYGLKAVLAGTLSNLMSATLAGIFLALAGTA, encoded by the coding sequence ATGACACTCATCATGGGTCTGGTCGGCGTCGTCGTTCTGCTGCTGATCGCGCTCGCCTTCTCGAGCAATCGCCGGGCGATCCGCCTGCGCACCGTGGCCGGCGCCTTTCTGATTCAGGCCGGCATCGGCGCCTTCGTGCTCTACGTGCCAGTGGGCAAGAGCGTGCTCGGAGCCATCTCCGGGGCGGTCAGTCAGGTCATCAGCTACGCCAACGACGGCATCGGCTTTCTCTTCGGCAATCTCGCCGACCCCAGCAACATCGGCTTCGTCTTCGCCATCAAGGTGCTGCCGATCATCATCTTCTTCTCCTCGCTGACTGCGGTGCTCTACTACCTGGGCATCATGCAGTGGGTGGTACGCATCCTCGGCGGCGCGCTGCAGAAGGTACTCGGCACCTCGCGCACCGAGTCCCTCTCGGCCACTGCCAACGTCTTCGTCGGCCAGACCGAAGCGCCGCTGGTGGTACGGCCATTTCTCGCCAACATGACCAAGTCCGAGCTGTTCGCGGTGATGTGCGGCGGGCTCGCTTCGGTGGCCGGCTCGGTACTCGCCGGGTATGCCGAGCTCGGCATCCCCATGGAGTACCTGATCGCGGCGTCGTTCATGGCCGCCCCTGGCGGGCTGCTGTTCGCCAAGATCCTGATGCCAGAGACCGAGACCCCGGACGACCACACCGGCCAGGCCAAGGAGGTTCTCGAGGCCGAGGACAAGCCGGCCAACGTGCTCGACGCCGCGGCCACTGGGGCTTCCTCGGGGCTGATGCTGGCCGCCAACGTGGGCGCCATGCTGCTTGCCTTCATCGGCCTGATCGCGCTGATCGACGGCATCCTCGGCGGTGTCGGCGGCTGGTTCGGCGTCGATTCGCTGAGCCTGTCGATGATCCTCGGCTGGCTCTTCTCACCGCTCGCCTTCCTGCTCGGCATCCCGTGGCACGAGGCCACCCTTGCCGGCTCCTTCATCGGTCAGAAGCTGGTGGTCAACGAGTTCGTCGCCTACATCAACCTGGCGCCCTATATCAGCGGCGACACCCTGGTGGCGGAGACCGGCAAGGCGATGTCGACACACACCGCGGCGATCCTGTCGTTCGCCCTGTGCGGCTTCGCCAACCTCTCCTCGATCGCGATTCTGCTCGGCGGCCTCGGCACGCTGGCACCCAACCGTCGCCACGAGATCGCCCGCTACGGGCTCAAGGCGGTGCTCGCCGGCACCCTGTCCAACCTGATGTCGGCGACCCTGGCGGGGATCTTCCTGGCCCTGGCCGGCACCGCCTGA
- a CDS encoding nucleoside-specific channel-forming protein Tsx: MSKASILLALWGLAVTPAWAAGDASEQGSAPVIEQETPAEGPQAVDETTDGPYLSDWYHQNLTVIGSKNIRFGPQQIDDIYLEYEFFGRKGPLDLYGYIDFPKFFGIGNRPDRGIFDKGSPVFMELEPRLSIDDMTGQDLSIGPFKEWFVAFDYILDWGHNSENRQNTLYAGLGTDIDTGSPLGLSFNFYKRRQWENYGAANENSWDGYRAQLNYSYPLGTFDNGASLVYVGFTNHDFGSDLGDGNSVRTNESTVATNVLLYQFTHLRFMAVARYFHNGGQWNDGVTAPFPNASGESFELRSTGWGYYLGVGWQF; this comes from the coding sequence ATGAGCAAGGCCAGCATCCTGCTGGCGCTGTGGGGGCTGGCGGTCACGCCGGCATGGGCGGCCGGCGACGCGAGCGAACAGGGCAGTGCGCCGGTGATCGAGCAGGAAACACCGGCCGAGGGGCCGCAGGCGGTGGATGAGACTACGGACGGGCCTTATCTCTCCGACTGGTACCACCAGAACCTGACCGTCATCGGCAGCAAGAACATTCGCTTCGGCCCGCAGCAGATCGACGATATCTATCTCGAATACGAATTCTTCGGCCGCAAGGGGCCGCTGGATCTCTACGGCTATATCGACTTTCCCAAGTTCTTCGGCATCGGCAATCGTCCCGACCGAGGCATCTTCGACAAGGGCTCGCCGGTCTTCATGGAGCTCGAGCCGCGGCTGTCGATCGACGACATGACCGGGCAGGACCTCAGCATCGGGCCGTTCAAGGAGTGGTTCGTCGCTTTCGATTACATCCTCGACTGGGGCCACAACAGCGAGAATCGCCAGAACACCCTCTATGCGGGTCTGGGGACCGATATCGACACCGGCTCGCCGCTGGGGCTCTCGTTCAATTTCTACAAGCGTCGCCAGTGGGAGAACTACGGCGCCGCCAACGAGAACTCCTGGGACGGTTATCGCGCCCAGCTCAACTACTCCTACCCGCTGGGGACGTTCGACAACGGTGCCTCGCTGGTGTATGTCGGCTTCACCAACCACGACTTCGGCTCGGACCTGGGGGACGGCAACTCGGTGCGCACCAACGAGTCGACGGTGGCCACCAACGTGCTGCTGTACCAGTTCACCCACCTGCGCTTCATGGCGGTGGCACGCTACTTCCATAATGGCGGGCAGTGGAACGACGGTGTCACCGCGCCCTTCCCCAATGCCAGTGGCGAGAGCTTCGAGCTGCGCTCCACCGGCTGGGGGTATTACCTGGGGGTCGGCTGGCAGTTCTGA